The Chitinophagales bacterium genome has a window encoding:
- the accC gene encoding acetyl-CoA carboxylase biotin carboxylase subunit: MQKILVANRGEIALRIMRTAREMGIKTVAVFSEADRNMPFVRFADEAVCIGPALSAQSYLRAEKIIEVAKQTGADGIHPGYGFLSENAAFSKAVSDAGLIFIGPSAYSIDMMGSKISAKQAAKKFNVPMVPGTENAIQSVDEAKKIAKEAGYPVLIKASAGGGGKGMRVVNSEDELGSQMQMAKSEALSSFGDDAVFIEKYVAAPRHIEIQLMGDQHGNYVYLFERECSIQRRHQKLVEEAPSSCLTPDIRKAMGESAVAVARSCKYHGAGTVEFLVDENLNFYFLEMNTRLQVEHCVTEMITGVDLVREQINVARGEKLSFSQDDLEINGHSIELRVCAEDPANNFLPDTGKLVTYMPPKGPGVRVDDGYEQGMDIPIYYDPMIAKLVVHAATRDEAIDRLCRAIDEYHVSGIQTTLGFGKWAVQTEPFRTGNFDTGFIEKYFKPEYLEDRDEDTEKVAALLSAYVWNKEKKPVTQLNTAVNGVSANWKTRRR, encoded by the coding sequence ATGCAAAAAATTCTGGTGGCCAATCGTGGCGAGATTGCCCTGCGTATCATGCGTACGGCAAGGGAAATGGGTATCAAAACCGTAGCTGTATTTTCCGAAGCGGATAGAAATATGCCTTTTGTCAGGTTTGCCGACGAGGCGGTATGTATCGGGCCGGCTTTATCAGCACAATCTTATCTCAGGGCAGAGAAGATAATAGAAGTAGCCAAACAAACCGGGGCTGATGGCATTCACCCGGGTTACGGTTTCCTAAGTGAGAACGCCGCTTTTTCAAAAGCCGTTTCTGATGCGGGATTGATATTCATAGGCCCATCTGCTTACTCTATCGATATGATGGGTAGCAAGATATCTGCCAAGCAGGCCGCCAAGAAGTTCAATGTACCTATGGTACCGGGTACTGAGAACGCTATACAAAGTGTAGACGAAGCGAAGAAAATAGCCAAAGAAGCAGGATATCCCGTGCTGATAAAAGCTTCTGCCGGTGGTGGTGGTAAGGGTATGCGTGTAGTGAACAGTGAAGATGAACTAGGAAGCCAGATGCAAATGGCTAAAAGTGAGGCATTAAGTTCCTTCGGCGATGATGCGGTATTCATCGAGAAATATGTTGCTGCGCCAAGGCATATAGAGATACAACTCATGGGCGATCAGCATGGTAACTATGTCTACCTGTTCGAGCGTGAGTGTTCCATACAGCGCCGCCACCAGAAACTGGTAGAAGAGGCGCCATCCAGTTGCCTGACACCTGATATACGTAAGGCTATGGGCGAAAGCGCAGTTGCCGTTGCACGTTCTTGTAAATACCACGGTGCCGGTACGGTAGAGTTCCTGGTAGACGAGAACCTGAACTTCTACTTCCTGGAAATGAACACACGCCTGCAGGTAGAACACTGCGTGACGGAAATGATTACCGGGGTTGACCTAGTGCGCGAACAGATAAACGTGGCAAGGGGAGAAAAGCTTTCCTTCTCCCAGGACGACCTGGAGATCAACGGCCACTCAATAGAATTAAGGGTTTGCGCTGAAGATCCTGCCAACAACTTTCTGCCCGATACAGGTAAACTGGTGACTTATATGCCGCCAAAAGGGCCCGGCGTAAGGGTAGACGATGGATACGAGCAAGGTATGGATATTCCTATCTACTACGACCCCATGATAGCCAAGCTGGTAGTGCATGCTGCTACACGTGATGAGGCTATCGACAGGCTCTGCCGTGCAATAGACGAGTATCATGTGAGTGGCATACAAACTACGCTTGGTTTCGGTAAATGGGCTGTACAAACAGAACCTTTCCGTACAGGCAACTTCGATACCGGGTTCATCGAAAAGTACTTTAAACCTGAGTATTTGGAAGACAGGGACGAGGACACGGAAAAAGTGGCTGCACTGCTTTCTGCTTATGTCTGGAACAAGGAGAAAAAGCCTGTTACTCAGCTGAATACTGCAGTGAATGGAGTTTCTGCCAATTGGAAGACACGCCGCAGGTAA
- a CDS encoding glutathione peroxidase → MSYSMLLLFNFLFWGAPATPKDKMHKSIYEFKVEALDGGTIDFADFKGKKILIVNTASKCGFTPQYEGLETLYEQKKDKLVIVGFPANNFMRQEPGNNEEIAAFCKKNYGVTFPMAAKISVKGKEMAPIYHWLTKKEYNNYEDSDVKWNFQKYLIDEEGNLVGVFSSKVKPDSEELLSAIDK, encoded by the coding sequence ATGAGCTACAGCATGTTATTATTATTCAATTTCCTTTTTTGGGGTGCACCGGCTACTCCCAAAGACAAGATGCACAAAAGCATATATGAATTCAAAGTTGAGGCATTGGACGGTGGCACTATTGATTTTGCTGATTTCAAAGGTAAAAAGATACTCATAGTTAACACGGCCTCTAAGTGTGGCTTCACACCTCAATATGAAGGGCTTGAAACACTGTATGAGCAAAAGAAAGACAAACTAGTCATAGTGGGCTTTCCGGCTAACAACTTTATGCGCCAGGAGCCAGGTAACAATGAAGAGATAGCTGCTTTCTGTAAAAAGAACTACGGAGTAACCTTCCCGATGGCAGCCAAAATATCTGTGAAAGGTAAAGAAATGGCACCTATATATCACTGGCTGACGAAGAAGGAATACAACAACTATGAAGACAGCGATGTAAAGTGGAACTTCCAGAAATACCTGATAGATGAAGAAGGAAACCTGGTAGGCGTCTTTTCATCTAAGGTGAAACCTGACAGCGAGGAGCTTTTATCAGCTATTGATAAGTAA
- a CDS encoding Ig-like domain-containing protein: MKAFPLRIFSVVFLLVLVAGCANIVPPTGGKKDTTPPKLVSLSPADSLLNTRVTQITMRFDEFIALDNATKEIQISPVMPFPLTTVLSGKKLTVSIPDSLLKDSTTYRISFGKSIKDLNEGNVFKNMNYIFSTGGFFDSLMIAGTAYEAVTGKPAGSDINIVLYDARRPDSAIVREKPEYVVKVKDKGHFILPGLPGKSFRIYALKDDNDNLIYDGTNERIAFIDSIIFPADTIGKLIELRLFKEIAPLDTAKDADSVKTNMRERSGKRRGMIVDSKDFRYSVGVDTSNKDKRTHDLNKPVKISFGNTVDTYDIERISLSLDSSDTLIPFTITRDTLPNILFMDADWKENTLYTIKLLKDFAEDTSGQMATPSKHMFRTKGEEDYGILITNVPSVYLGKKYRLVVTTEKDTLYNKPVTDTIVQINRLLPEKYSLSIIVDENENGIWDTGNLFEKIQPELVIPHTDVIDMKAGWEIVVDFVMPVTEGQSAKTKIGAPPVRGDRPGAK; this comes from the coding sequence ATGAAGGCGTTTCCATTACGTATTTTTTCTGTAGTATTTTTATTGGTGTTGGTTGCAGGTTGTGCCAACATAGTTCCTCCTACAGGGGGTAAAAAAGATACCACACCTCCCAAACTGGTTTCATTAAGTCCGGCAGACTCGTTATTGAACACCCGGGTTACGCAGATAACAATGCGTTTTGATGAGTTCATTGCGTTGGACAATGCCACAAAAGAGATACAGATATCACCCGTAATGCCATTCCCTCTTACAACCGTGCTTTCCGGTAAAAAGTTGACGGTGAGCATACCTGACTCGTTGCTGAAGGATAGCACCACCTACCGTATCAGTTTTGGAAAATCGATTAAAGACCTGAACGAAGGAAATGTATTTAAGAATATGAATTACATATTCAGTACCGGTGGCTTTTTTGACTCGCTGATGATAGCAGGTACTGCATATGAGGCTGTAACAGGGAAGCCTGCAGGATCCGACATAAATATCGTGCTGTATGATGCCAGGAGGCCGGATAGCGCTATCGTAAGGGAGAAACCTGAATATGTAGTAAAGGTAAAAGACAAAGGCCATTTTATATTGCCTGGATTGCCGGGCAAGTCGTTCCGTATATATGCATTGAAGGATGATAACGATAACCTTATTTATGATGGTACGAATGAAAGGATAGCATTTATAGATTCGATTATATTTCCTGCCGATACTATTGGTAAACTTATAGAGTTGAGACTCTTTAAAGAAATTGCGCCATTAGATACGGCAAAAGATGCTGATAGCGTGAAAACCAATATGCGTGAAAGGTCGGGTAAAAGAAGGGGTATGATCGTAGATAGTAAAGATTTTCGTTACAGTGTTGGTGTAGACACTTCTAACAAAGATAAACGTACCCACGACCTGAACAAACCTGTGAAGATATCATTCGGTAATACAGTAGATACTTATGATATAGAAAGGATTTCGCTGTCATTAGACAGTTCAGATACTTTAATACCGTTTACCATCACCCGCGACACACTGCCCAATATATTGTTCATGGATGCAGACTGGAAGGAAAATACTTTGTATACCATTAAGCTACTTAAAGACTTTGCAGAAGATACATCAGGACAGATGGCAACGCCATCAAAACATATGTTTCGCACAAAAGGAGAAGAAGATTATGGAATACTTATCACAAATGTCCCGTCTGTATATTTAGGCAAAAAATACAGGCTTGTTGTAACGACAGAAAAAGACACCTTATATAACAAGCCTGTAACTGACACTATTGTACAGATAAATCGGCTCTTGCCTGAAAAATACAGTCTTTCCATTATCGTAGACGAAAATGAGAACGGTATCTGGGATACGGGTAACCTTTTTGAAAAGATACAGCCTGAACTCGTTATACCACATACGGATGTTATAGATATGAAAGCAGGATGGGAGATTGTAGTGGATTTCGTAATGCCGGTTACTGAAGGGCAATCTGCTAAAACTAAAATAGGCGCACCACCCGTAAGGGGGGATAGGCCCGGAGCTAAATAA